In Gadus chalcogrammus isolate NIFS_2021 chromosome 13, NIFS_Gcha_1.0, whole genome shotgun sequence, the genomic stretch TCATGTCTTAAACTTCAATATATGTTGAGGTTATATGATGCTTTGTGTAATTTATAATACACGTTTTCAACTTCAATGTGTGTTTAGATTATATGATGAGTTGGGTAATATATAATGCTTGTTTTAaactttaatttgtttttagATTATATGATGATTTTTTTAGGATGCTACTCATGacttctgcatgtgtgtgaattcTGGTACACCTGTGAAATGAGTTGTTGAATTCTGTATGGAGTGAGAGTTGATCGGATGATAAGTCAGGGAGATTGAACGAGTGTTAATCCATTGTGTTTGGAAGCTCCTTTCATAAGGATCAATAAATGCCATGACCGGAGTCTTGTCTTTGGATCACCTTACGTTGAATTGTTTTACGGGATAACAAAGATTACAAGTTGAAAGATCTGTTAAAAATCGATTATTTATCAAAATACAAGAACATCACAGTCAAAACAATCCAGCAAAAGTTTGACATACTTTCATCAACATATAAAGCATCAGCCACCGTTTGGAAGTCCGGTTCTTTGGTATCGGTTCTGCAGGGTCGCCCTGGCTTCGAAGGTCAACGTTAAGAGTTCATGGGCTGAAAGGATCCCTGAATAATCAGTTCCAGAGGTTTTGCATAATAACGAGCTTCCGAGAAAAACGatatatattgtaataatcAAACATTAACACAAATATATTCAAAGAATTCAAAACAAGtaacagaaagaaaaaagacatCCTTAGCATTAGAATAAATCGTACATCataaaatattttaactttGACAATATGGAACACGAAAGTGCACAAATGTTCATCGGGTTCCTAAATGCATCGTCTGGGAGATTAGGTCAGGTGATGCTGTTCGCCTAACTATTAACTCACGTCCATCTCTACTCTTAAGCCTTTTCCAGCAGTCTTGCTTTTAAAACCCTCTCAGACTGCTACCCAGGCGTTTGGCCCTTAGTGTTCATCTTGCATCCGTAGTTTCAGAATTTCATTTCACACCAacaaaaatacaatatattttaataaagcTTATACCTTCAGCATGTTTTTGTAAAATCATCCGTTAAAAACGTCCAAGCTGTGATCGGGATAGAGAGGTACCAATTGTGCAAATattgtgtgtctatctgtgtgtgaaCAGAATGATGGATTTGGAGTGTTACCACATCTAGGATTGTGGTTCCTCGTTAAGAGACAACGTAACGTTGTAAGTAAGGCCGTGTTGAGCTGTCTGTGAAGGATACTGTGTTGTGTAGTGATTGTGTCTCCTGCCACATCAAATCCTGGTCGGTCCAGAATCCATCGTAAATGGTGCAGGAATATCTCCAAATATTGGTTGTTTATTAAATACTGCACCCGCGTCGATGCCGTCACCCTGAGTTATTGTACATGTAATGTTCCTGTTTTTTCATAACCGTCATATCTTCAGCCTTATCAGTTCAGCGGTCCGGCACGCAAGCTACGAAAAGATCTGAGCTAAACTGCATACCTGATATTCATCAATATGTTtaggctctctctcgctctcggcctcgctctctctctcggcctaaCTGTGCTGATGCCTCTTTGAGAAATTAATACTAACAATAACGTAACAATAAAAAATTCTCCCATCAAACGTTAATAGGACTCAATGACAATgatacaacaaaaaacaaacaaatacaccgCTAGGCCatgccctctcctccctcctccctccgtggGGGACAACGCCAAGCCACGCCCACCCACAGGGTCACCACTAAGCCACGCCCACCCGCAGGGACAACGCTAAGCTACGCCCACCCACAGGGACAGCGCAAAAACAAACCCACCCATGGGGGACAACACTAAGCCACACCCACCCGCAGGGACAACGCTAAGCCACGCCCACCCGCAGGGACAACGCTAAGCTACGCCAACCCACAGGGACAACGCTAAGCCACGCCCACCCACAGGGACAACGCTAAGCTACGCCCACCCACAGGGACAACGCTAAGCTACGCCCACCCACAGGGACAACGCTAAGCCACGCCCACCCACAGGGACAACGCTAAACCACGCCCACCCACATGGACGACGCTAAGCCACGCCCACCCACGGGTTACAGCGCTGAGCCACGCCCACCCATGGGCAAATCAACATACGAAGAAAGTCTACATgatgaaggagaaaaaaaacatagaaatAGAAAAATCATGTTTATATTTTCTTGAAGGAATAAGGCGGGTCCTGAAAGGCCTCCGATAGAGGAGGTGCTGGTGAACCCTCTGAACACGGCGTAGGAGACAGTGTTCCAGATGTGGCGGTAGTGCgtcccccccgccggcccctcCTCTCACCGCAGTCCCCCTGGGGGGTCCGGCTCCATGCTGACAATATCGGACAGTCTTGCAGAGTACGGATgttgcagcccccccccccccccccccccccagtgctccTCCACTGGCTCTAGtgctttgcccccccccccctccctccctccctcatgttcatttggtgtgtatgtgtgtgtcgctgggtgtgtgtgtgtgtgtcctgacctATTGACCTATATacacggatggggggggggagaggggggggtctgggtcGGCCCGGCCTGGGACGGGGTAtctccgtgtgtctctctctccctcacccccccccccccccacacacactctcccccagTGGGGGTCTCCTCACGGCAGCCccgccaccgcccccccccacagctcctcctcgctgtccccccccccctcctccttctccctcctcttctgctCGGCGGGGGCGGAGCACGACGTCGcgcgctcctcctgctccttcttgatggtgggggtgggggcggcgggcggggccgtgggcggggccgggggcgtgGCCGACGGCTTCGGGGGGGGGTCCGCGGGGGTCTTGGCGGCCGGCTTGTCGCCGGACTCACTGCTGCTGTCCTCGAAGGCCTCCGGGTTCTCCAGCATCTCCCGGATCAGAGGCGGCATCGGGCCGGGGATCTCCATCTTCAGGGTGATGGCCCGCTCAGCACCTggggagggacacagagagacacaccttaatacacacacctgggacacacactgatacacacctgggacacagagacatcaatacacacactgatacacacacctgggacacagagacaccaatacacacactgatacacacacctgggacacagatacacacactgatacacacacctgggacacagagacatcaatacacacacctgggacacagagacatcaatacacacacacactcataactATACACATAACTACACACAcctgggacacagagagacacacaactacacagacCTGGGACACCAGacccagagagacacagagacttaagtacacacactaacacacacatacctcggACACAGAGATTCAcctcaatacacacactcatacacactcctGGGACaccggacacagagagacacatcaatacacacacTAATTCACACACCAGGGACACAGAGACATCGATACACACTTCAATACACACAACggggacacagagacacataacTACACACACCTGGGACACcggaaacagagagacacacataactacacacagacagagctgGGTCACGTGACCCTCGGAGCCGGGTCACTTGACCCTCGGAGCCGTGTCACGTGAccccaggggggcggggcggggacTGACCCTTGGTGCTGATGCCCCGGAGGTCGGTGACCTTCATCAGCATGCGGGGGAACATGTGAG encodes the following:
- the LOC130402285 gene encoding retinoic acid receptor gamma-A-like, encoding MDLEEPAKVDQLQEPLLEALKIYARRRRPNKPHMFPRMLMKVTDLRGISTKGAERAITLKMEIPGPMPPLIREMLENPEAFEDSSSESGDKPAAKTPADPPPKPSATPPAPPTV